Proteins encoded by one window of Cyanobium sp. NS01:
- a CDS encoding Y-family DNA polymerase: MPTSTAIALIDGNNFYASCEAVLEPALLGRPLVVLSNNDGCIVSRSAEARRLGVAMGQPYFQVQRQLERLGVVVRSSNYALYADMSQRLMATLERWVEELEIYSIDEAFGLLPRPPGSDLTAWGLELRRAVQRELGLPVAVGLAPTKVLAKLANRLAKGQPAHGHVFDLGACSDPSAWLQQVAIEDVWGIGRRLARWCRLRGVAHALALRDMPSGELRQKCGVVGLRLQQELRGHRCLPLTLVPAPKQETCVSRSFSQPVRTAAELRQAVATYTVRAAEKLRRQRQRAGALSVFVRSNPFNGTSFYSNSATLTLALPSQDTAVLLAAALPLAEALFRPQHPLQKAGVLLLQLQGEELLQHHLLQPMPPEQQQRRAALMAAVDRLNRRYGRGTVQWAACGLQPPWAMRRDRLSRAATTRLEAIPRVLAQ; this comes from the coding sequence TGCATCGTGTCGCGCAGTGCCGAGGCCAGGCGGCTCGGCGTCGCCATGGGCCAGCCCTACTTCCAGGTGCAGCGCCAGCTGGAGCGCCTCGGCGTGGTGGTGCGCAGCTCCAACTACGCCCTCTACGCCGACATGAGCCAGCGGCTGATGGCCACCCTGGAGCGCTGGGTGGAGGAGCTGGAGATCTACTCGATCGACGAGGCCTTCGGCCTGCTGCCCCGGCCGCCGGGCAGCGATCTCACCGCCTGGGGGCTGGAGCTGCGGCGGGCGGTGCAGCGGGAGCTGGGGCTGCCGGTGGCGGTGGGCCTCGCCCCCACCAAGGTGCTGGCCAAGCTGGCCAACCGCCTCGCCAAGGGGCAACCGGCCCATGGCCATGTGTTCGACCTGGGAGCCTGCAGCGACCCCTCCGCCTGGCTGCAGCAGGTGGCGATCGAAGACGTGTGGGGCATCGGCCGACGCCTGGCCCGCTGGTGCCGGCTGCGGGGCGTCGCCCATGCCCTCGCCCTGCGCGACATGCCGAGCGGTGAGCTGCGCCAGAAGTGCGGCGTGGTGGGCCTGCGGCTGCAGCAGGAACTGCGGGGCCACCGCTGCCTGCCGCTCACCCTGGTGCCAGCGCCGAAGCAGGAAACCTGCGTGAGCCGCAGCTTCAGCCAGCCGGTGCGCACGGCCGCGGAGCTGCGCCAGGCGGTGGCCACCTACACGGTGCGGGCGGCCGAGAAGCTGCGCCGCCAACGGCAGCGGGCCGGGGCCCTGAGCGTGTTCGTGCGCAGCAACCCGTTCAACGGCACCAGCTTCTACAGCAACAGCGCCACCCTCACCCTGGCGCTGCCCAGCCAGGACACCGCCGTGCTGCTGGCGGCGGCCCTGCCCCTGGCCGAGGCCCTGTTCCGTCCCCAGCACCCGCTGCAGAAGGCCGGCGTGCTGCTGCTGCAGCTGCAGGGCGAGGAGCTGCTGCAACACCACCTGCTGCAACCGATGCCGCCGGAGCAGCAGCAGCGCCGCGCTGCCCTGATGGCCGCCGTGGACCGGCTCAACCGCCGCTACGGGCGCGGCACCGTGCAGTGGGCCGCCTGCGGACTGCAACCGCCCTGGGCGATGCGGCGCGACAGGCTCTCCCGGGCCGCCACCACGCGGCTGGAGGCGATCCCACGGGTGCTGGCGCAGTGA
- a CDS encoding energy-coupling factor ABC transporter permease, which yields MHIAEGFLPLQWAVAWWLISLPFLAVGLRSLTRISRSHPELKLLLALAGAFTFVLSALKIPSVTGSCSHPTGTGLGAMLFGPTVMTVIGSIVLLFQALLLAHGGLTTLGANIFSMAIVGPFVAWGAFQLFSSSGHRRLAVFAAAALANLATYVVTAGQLAIAFPAASGGVMASFLKFGSIFAITQIPLAITEGLLTVLVWNWLQSYGQPELKTLRLLHQES from the coding sequence ATGCACATCGCCGAGGGCTTCCTGCCGCTGCAGTGGGCCGTGGCCTGGTGGCTGATCTCGCTGCCCTTCCTGGCGGTGGGCCTGCGGTCGCTGACGCGCATCAGCCGCAGCCACCCGGAGCTGAAGCTGCTGCTGGCCCTGGCCGGCGCCTTCACCTTCGTGCTCTCGGCCCTGAAGATTCCCTCCGTCACCGGCAGCTGCTCCCACCCCACCGGCACCGGCCTGGGCGCGATGCTGTTCGGCCCCACGGTGATGACCGTGATCGGCAGCATCGTGCTGCTGTTCCAGGCGCTGCTGCTGGCCCACGGTGGGCTCACCACCCTGGGCGCCAACATCTTCTCGATGGCGATCGTGGGGCCCTTCGTGGCATGGGGCGCCTTTCAGCTCTTCAGCAGCAGCGGCCACAGGCGCCTGGCGGTGTTCGCCGCCGCCGCCCTCGCCAATCTGGCCACCTACGTGGTCACCGCTGGCCAGCTGGCGATCGCCTTCCCCGCCGCCAGCGGTGGGGTGATGGCCTCATTCCTGAAATTCGGCAGCATCTTCGCGATCACCCAGATTCCCCTGGCCATCACCGAAGGCCTGCTCACCGTGCTGGTGTGGAACTGGTTGCAGTCCTATGGCCAGCCCGAGCTCAAGACCCTCCGCCTGCTCCACCAGGAGAGCTGA
- a CDS encoding energy-coupling factor ABC transporter substrate-binding protein gives MTDSGKQRPQGNWLLVLAVVALSALPVLVVRGEFSGADGQGMDAISEIQPSYRPWFNAVVALPSGEVESLLFASQAALGAGVIGYVIGLYKGRALNRGDESPD, from the coding sequence ATGACCGATTCTGGAAAGCAACGCCCCCAGGGCAACTGGCTGCTGGTGCTCGCCGTGGTGGCCCTGAGCGCCCTGCCCGTGCTGGTCGTGCGCGGCGAATTCTCCGGCGCCGACGGCCAGGGCATGGACGCCATCAGCGAGATCCAGCCCAGCTACAGGCCCTGGTTCAACGCGGTGGTGGCGTTGCCCAGCGGCGAGGTGGAAAGCCTGCTGTTCGCCAGCCAGGCGGCCCTTGGCGCCGGTGTGATCGGCTACGTGATCGGGCTCTACAAAGGACGCGCTCTGAACAGGGGCGATGAGTCACCGGATTGA
- the cbiQ gene encoding cobalt ECF transporter T component CbiQ — protein MSHRIDALAYGNRLRWLPPGQKLAFAAVLLLLGLVAPPLVQGLISLWLALWIVVYAAIPARLYLPLLLLPLGFAIASLPALLLQAVPLDAFTATARGDVWQQLARPLAGGWMVYVSQQGVGQAALLISRSLAASSCLMFVLLTTPFSELIAVLRRLRLPPLLLELLVLTYGFIFTLMGIASELWVAQQARAGRRGWRQRLKSLGVLVAQLLHRSLASYRGLAMGLAARGFDGELRVLAAERHRGSPRHQREAIAGCALLGALSLGLGR, from the coding sequence ATGAGTCACCGGATTGACGCCCTGGCCTACGGCAACCGGCTGCGCTGGTTGCCCCCGGGGCAGAAGCTGGCCTTTGCGGCGGTGCTGCTGCTGCTGGGGCTGGTGGCACCTCCGCTGGTCCAGGGCCTGATCAGCCTCTGGCTGGCGCTCTGGATCGTGGTGTACGCCGCGATCCCGGCGCGGCTCTACCTGCCGCTGCTGCTGCTGCCGCTGGGGTTCGCCATCGCCAGCCTGCCGGCCCTGCTGCTGCAGGCGGTGCCGCTCGACGCCTTCACCGCCACCGCTCGCGGGGACGTGTGGCAGCAGCTGGCCCGGCCCCTGGCCGGCGGCTGGATGGTTTACGTGAGCCAGCAGGGGGTGGGGCAGGCCGCGCTGCTGATCAGCCGCTCGCTGGCCGCCAGCAGCTGTCTGATGTTCGTGCTGCTCACCACGCCCTTCAGTGAGCTGATCGCTGTGCTGCGGCGCCTGCGACTGCCGCCCCTGCTGCTGGAGCTGCTGGTGCTCACCTATGGCTTCATCTTCACCCTGATGGGCATCGCCAGCGAGCTGTGGGTGGCGCAGCAGGCCAGGGCCGGGAGGCGCGGCTGGAGGCAGCGACTGAAGAGTCTGGGGGTGCTGGTGGCCCAGTTATTGCATCGCTCCCTGGCGAGCTACCGGGGCCTCGCCATGGGCCTGGCGGCCCGGGGGTTTGACGGCGAGCTGCGGGTGCTGGCTGCAGAGCGACACCGGGGCTCGCCGCGCCATCAGCGAGAGGCCATCGCCGGCTGTGCCCTGCTCGGTGCCCTGTCCTTGGGGCTGGGGCGATGA
- a CDS encoding energy-coupling factor ABC transporter ATP-binding protein — MTPAQPPDGGKPATTLLRFEAVGFRYPCALEACISGLSLDVPEGWRCGLIGDNGCGKTTLFLLANGLLRPQQGQLRWREAPIRYARGSLRRLRQQVGLVFQNPEHQLVATTVEEDLSFGLVNLGLDEAEIRRRMQQAAETFGLEALLERPTHMLSMGQKKSLSLADVMVLEPELLLLDEPTAYLSPGHGRALLQQLQRIHASGTTILVASHDMEFLNSWADWLFVIEGGRLVLEGTPADIFARRDQLEALNLGVPPSLDHSLIRR; from the coding sequence ATGACTCCAGCGCAGCCCCCCGATGGCGGCAAGCCGGCAACAACCCTGCTGCGCTTCGAGGCGGTGGGCTTCCGCTACCCCTGCGCCCTCGAAGCGTGCATCAGCGGCCTCAGCCTGGACGTGCCCGAGGGGTGGCGCTGCGGCCTGATCGGCGACAACGGCTGCGGCAAAACCACCCTGTTCCTGCTGGCCAATGGCCTGCTGCGCCCTCAGCAGGGCCAACTCCGCTGGCGAGAGGCACCAATCCGCTACGCGCGCGGATCCCTGCGCCGCCTGCGCCAGCAGGTGGGGCTGGTGTTTCAGAACCCGGAACATCAGCTGGTGGCCACCACGGTGGAGGAGGACCTCTCCTTCGGTCTGGTGAATCTGGGCCTGGATGAGGCTGAAATCCGCCGCCGGATGCAACAGGCGGCGGAGACCTTCGGGCTGGAGGCCTTGCTGGAGCGCCCCACCCACATGCTCAGCATGGGCCAGAAAAAAAGCCTCTCCCTGGCCGATGTGATGGTGCTCGAGCCCGAGCTGCTGCTGCTCGATGAGCCCACCGCCTATCTGAGCCCGGGCCATGGCCGGGCGTTGCTGCAGCAGTTGCAGCGGATTCATGCCAGCGGCACCACCATCCTGGTGGCCAGCCATGACATGGAGTTCCTGAACAGCTGGGCCGACTGGCTGTTCGTGATCGAGGGCGGGCGGCTGGTGCTGGAGGGCACACCCGCCGATATCTTCGCCCGCCGCGATCAGCTCGAAGCCCTGAATCTGGGCGTGCCACCAAGCCTTGACCATTCGTTAATCAGGCGATAG
- the pstS gene encoding phosphate ABC transporter substrate-binding protein PstS, with the protein MTFAKKACIAIGATAAGLTAVTAVIHPSLAQATISGAGASFPAPFYQRAFAGVANRVRVNYQSVGSGAGVRQFVAGSVDFGATDEPIRSAESAKVKRGVVQFPAVGGTIAVAFNKADCAKLNLTQKQLVDIFLGRITSWEQLRCGRGKITVVHRSDGSGTTFAFTNSLSAFSPEWKRKVGEGKAVKWPVGLGGKGNEGVAGVLTNTPGGIGYVNQAFVRGKLKSAALQNRAGRFVMPTRASGAAALNNIKLDGNLAGENPNPAGANSYPISTLTWILAYQRGNGAKTNSIRTAMNHLLSPAAQNQAASLGYVPLEGNILNQARRAVGRISP; encoded by the coding sequence ATGACGTTCGCCAAGAAAGCCTGCATCGCCATCGGCGCCACGGCTGCCGGTCTGACGGCAGTCACCGCCGTGATCCATCCCTCCCTGGCCCAGGCCACGATCAGCGGTGCCGGCGCCAGTTTCCCGGCGCCCTTCTACCAGAGAGCCTTCGCCGGTGTGGCCAACAGGGTTCGCGTCAACTATCAGTCGGTGGGCTCAGGTGCCGGGGTGCGTCAGTTCGTGGCCGGCAGTGTGGATTTCGGCGCCACCGATGAGCCGATCAGGTCTGCAGAATCGGCCAAGGTGAAGCGAGGTGTGGTGCAGTTCCCCGCCGTGGGCGGCACCATCGCTGTGGCGTTCAACAAAGCCGACTGCGCCAAGCTGAATCTCACCCAGAAGCAGCTGGTGGATATCTTCCTGGGCAGGATCACCAGCTGGGAGCAGCTCAGGTGTGGTCGCGGCAAGATCACCGTGGTGCATCGCTCCGACGGCTCCGGCACCACGTTCGCCTTCACCAATTCCCTGAGCGCCTTCTCGCCCGAATGGAAGCGCAAGGTGGGAGAGGGCAAGGCGGTGAAGTGGCCTGTGGGTCTGGGCGGCAAGGGCAATGAAGGCGTCGCCGGCGTGCTGACCAACACCCCAGGCGGCATCGGCTACGTGAACCAGGCCTTCGTGAGGGGCAAGCTGAAATCAGCGGCACTGCAGAACAGGGCCGGCAGGTTCGTGATGCCCACCCGTGCCAGCGGCGCAGCGGCGCTGAACAACATCAAGCTGGATGGCAACCTCGCCGGCGAGAATCCCAACCCCGCCGGCGCCAACAGCTACCCCATCTCCACCCTCACCTGGATCCTGGCCTACCAGCGCGGTAACGGCGCCAAAACCAACTCGATCCGCACGGCGATGAACCACCTGCTCAGCCCGGCGGCTCAGAACCAGGCTGCCAGCCTCGGCTATGTGCCCCTGGAGGGCAACATCCTCAACCAGGCCAGGAGGGCGGTGGGTCGCATCAGTCCCTGA
- a CDS encoding isoprenylcysteine carboxylmethyltransferase family protein, which translates to MPSHLNERLQKWGFSWEGLRNNRHGEWWVLAQMILISAHWLPPTPAPAALGIHWPLAMRLIGGFTILTGLFIGGQGALNLGDSLSPLPEPIAGAPLVTEGAYARCRHPLYQSLLLCSLGVTLALGSLLHLGLLLALATVLSLKARREEQRLCSMHATYADFMASTPAIIPFVPGLDWR; encoded by the coding sequence ATGCCGAGCCACCTCAACGAACGACTGCAGAAATGGGGCTTCTCCTGGGAAGGTCTGCGGAACAACCGCCATGGCGAGTGGTGGGTGCTGGCCCAGATGATCCTGATCTCCGCCCACTGGCTGCCACCAACGCCTGCCCCGGCGGCACTGGGGATTCACTGGCCGCTGGCGATGCGACTGATCGGTGGGTTCACGATCCTGACCGGCCTGTTCATCGGCGGCCAGGGAGCTCTGAACCTGGGGGACAGTCTCAGTCCGCTGCCCGAACCGATCGCCGGAGCGCCCCTGGTCACCGAAGGCGCCTACGCCCGCTGCCGCCATCCCCTGTATCAGTCGCTGCTGCTCTGTTCCCTGGGGGTGACGCTGGCTCTCGGCAGCCTGCTGCATCTGGGCCTGCTGCTGGCCTTGGCGACCGTGCTCAGCCTGAAGGCCCGTCGCGAAGAACAGCGGCTGTGCTCCATGCACGCCACCTATGCCGACTTCATGGCATCCACCCCGGCGATCATTCCCTTTGTTCCAGGCCTCGACTGGCGCTAG
- a CDS encoding DUF3122 domain-containing protein produces the protein MAAAVLLALVLMVLPLQATAADDPLRWSLTDSSGHLWGLTLFEQPDPAYPAGWRLRLNARSPGQAVDHQRPLLLSDALGGDWLLPNRSGELVALGAEDLPETSAQFDADAMEPRPSEVLPLQLQVPTDDREGAVKVMLPPDVVQVLHGLPPHR, from the coding sequence GTGGCTGCAGCTGTTCTGCTTGCTCTGGTGTTGATGGTGCTGCCACTCCAGGCCACGGCAGCGGACGATCCGCTGCGCTGGAGCCTCACCGACTCCTCGGGCCATCTCTGGGGCCTGACCCTGTTTGAGCAGCCCGATCCCGCCTACCCAGCCGGCTGGCGCCTGCGCCTGAACGCCCGCTCACCCGGGCAGGCGGTGGATCACCAGCGGCCGCTGCTGCTGAGCGATGCACTCGGCGGCGACTGGCTGCTGCCGAACCGCAGTGGGGAATTGGTGGCCCTCGGAGCGGAGGATCTCCCTGAGACCTCGGCCCAGTTCGACGCCGACGCCATGGAACCGAGGCCGAGTGAGGTGCTGCCGCTGCAGCTGCAGGTGCCGACCGATGACCGGGAGGGCGCCGTGAAGGTGATGCTGCCACCCGACGTGGTGCAGGTCCTGCATGGCCTGCCTCCGCACCGCTGA
- a CDS encoding rhodanese-like domain-containing protein, with the protein MAMHECNVHRSFTLQLQGPAWPSQARAVKPFQDDHGQDRPIWHQRIWISLETAVVGLILMACVLLGVGAQPIAMAASTPPEPTLESAVDRYLVSMPGDYYAVRTVPALKRLIGSDEALLVDVRQPSEYQAGHISGAINIPLKDLEHRLNLIPTDQAVVLYCSTGYRSAMGVMALQLQGFDQVRGFPPSFAGWQSAGEPVSRLDPSGEIQAGVAQA; encoded by the coding sequence ATGGCGATGCACGAGTGCAATGTGCACAGGAGTTTCACCCTGCAACTCCAGGGGCCGGCGTGGCCGAGCCAGGCAAGAGCAGTGAAACCGTTTCAAGACGATCATGGTCAAGACCGTCCCATCTGGCACCAGCGCATCTGGATATCACTTGAAACGGCGGTTGTTGGCCTGATCCTGATGGCCTGCGTTCTGCTTGGCGTGGGAGCTCAGCCGATCGCCATGGCTGCTTCCACACCACCTGAGCCCACATTGGAGAGCGCCGTTGATCGTTATCTCGTTTCCATGCCGGGAGACTATTACGCTGTTCGCACAGTTCCAGCCTTGAAGCGCCTGATCGGAAGTGACGAGGCCTTGCTGGTTGATGTGCGCCAGCCCTCTGAATACCAGGCAGGACATATCTCAGGAGCCATCAACATTCCTCTCAAGGATCTCGAGCACCGCCTCAACCTCATCCCCACGGATCAAGCCGTGGTGTTGTATTGCTCGACGGGCTACCGATCAGCGATGGGAGTGATGGCACTCCAGTTGCAGGGATTTGATCAGGTCAGGGGATTCCCGCCCAGCTTTGCCGGCTGGCAGTCAGCCGGTGAGCCCGTATCCCGATTGGATCCCTCTGGCGAGATTCAGGCTGGCGTGGCTCAGGCCTGA
- a CDS encoding cation-translocating P-type ATPase, producing MVSPPTPSGLGPDGEVWWIPALDCATEELEIRQALSDVAGIAELRFQLASHSLLIRADAAALAQAELLLQRLGYPPQRLEGTAASTPRAAPVPWARMLLALLLAAAAEAVNVLVPGSAAQQALVLGLSASAIGLAGLAVYLKGLAALRQGRLNINALMAVAVSGAFLIGHWPEAGMVMALYALAEALEAQAADRARQAIGNLMQLAPELATVELRLGQWARTEVGHVVVGQRLRVEPGERIPLDGVVLSGRSAVNQAPVTGESLPVDKASGDAVFAGTLNTDGALEIRSTCTAATSTLARIIHAVEEAQASRAPIQRFVDRFAARYTPVVFLLALLVALLSPVLLGLTPLEAVYRALVLLVIACPCALVIATPVTLVSGLTAAARRGIVIKGGLHLEQARNLRLLAFDKTGTLTTGRPRLEAFEVIDSRIPAGQLRQWAASLACRSDHPISRAIAAGLDAERLPVEELSASGGRGLSGLVEGRPLWLASHRWIQELGLDTPELSDRIRQQQRRARSVSLLADAQGVLALCGSADPLRPSAARAVERLKHLGLKLVMLSGDNALTAELVGRQAGIERVHSGLLPEQKLELVLALQKEGPTGMVGDGINDAPALAGATVGFAMGAAGSDTAMDTADVVVMDDDPNRLADTILLSRQTWRVLWQNIGLALGIKAAFLLLTLTGSATMWQAVVADMGTSLLVIANGLRLLRQRWA from the coding sequence ATGGTCAGCCCACCTACCCCCTCCGGCCTGGGACCTGACGGCGAGGTGTGGTGGATCCCTGCCCTCGATTGCGCCACGGAGGAACTGGAGATTCGCCAGGCCCTCAGCGATGTGGCCGGCATTGCTGAGCTGCGCTTCCAGCTGGCCAGCCACAGCCTGCTGATCCGCGCCGATGCGGCGGCCCTGGCCCAGGCGGAGCTGCTCCTGCAGCGTCTCGGCTACCCGCCCCAGCGGCTGGAGGGCACTGCGGCGTCCACTCCCCGGGCCGCTCCGGTGCCCTGGGCCAGGATGCTTCTGGCCCTGCTGCTCGCTGCCGCCGCCGAGGCCGTGAATGTGCTGGTGCCGGGCTCCGCGGCGCAGCAGGCCCTGGTGCTGGGGCTGTCGGCGAGTGCCATTGGCCTGGCAGGACTGGCGGTGTACCTCAAGGGACTGGCTGCCCTGCGCCAGGGGCGGCTCAACATCAACGCCCTGATGGCTGTGGCGGTGAGCGGGGCCTTCCTGATCGGTCACTGGCCGGAAGCCGGCATGGTGATGGCCCTCTACGCCCTGGCCGAGGCGCTGGAGGCCCAGGCGGCAGACCGTGCCCGCCAGGCCATCGGCAACCTGATGCAGCTGGCCCCCGAGCTGGCCACGGTGGAGCTGCGGCTTGGGCAGTGGGCCCGCACCGAAGTGGGCCACGTGGTGGTGGGGCAACGGCTGCGGGTGGAGCCCGGCGAGCGGATTCCCCTCGACGGGGTGGTGCTCAGCGGCCGCAGCGCCGTGAACCAGGCCCCGGTGACCGGCGAGAGCCTGCCGGTGGACAAGGCCAGCGGTGATGCGGTGTTTGCCGGCACTCTGAACACCGACGGCGCCCTGGAGATCCGCTCCACCTGCACGGCGGCCACCAGCACCCTGGCCCGGATCATTCACGCGGTGGAGGAGGCCCAGGCCTCACGGGCGCCCATCCAGCGCTTTGTGGATCGCTTCGCGGCGCGCTACACGCCTGTGGTGTTTCTGCTGGCGCTCTTGGTGGCCCTGCTGAGCCCGGTGCTGCTGGGGCTCACACCGCTCGAGGCGGTGTACCGGGCCCTGGTGCTGCTGGTGATCGCCTGTCCCTGTGCCCTGGTGATCGCTACCCCGGTCACCCTGGTGAGTGGACTCACCGCCGCCGCCCGGCGCGGCATCGTGATCAAGGGCGGCCTCCACCTGGAGCAGGCCCGCAACCTGCGCCTGCTGGCCTTCGACAAGACCGGCACCCTCACCACCGGCCGGCCCAGGCTGGAGGCCTTCGAGGTGATCGACAGCCGCATCCCGGCCGGCCAGCTGCGCCAGTGGGCCGCCTCCCTCGCCTGCCGTTCGGACCACCCCATCTCCCGCGCCATCGCGGCGGGGCTGGATGCGGAGCGGCTGCCGGTGGAGGAGCTGAGCGCCAGCGGCGGCCGTGGTCTGAGCGGCCTGGTGGAGGGTCGGCCCCTCTGGCTCGCCAGCCACCGCTGGATTCAGGAGCTGGGTCTCGACACCCCCGAGCTCAGCGACAGGATCAGGCAGCAGCAGCGGCGGGCCCGCAGCGTCAGCCTGTTGGCCGATGCCCAGGGCGTGCTGGCTCTCTGCGGCTCGGCCGATCCGCTTCGCCCCAGCGCCGCCAGGGCCGTGGAGCGCCTGAAGCACCTCGGCCTCAAGCTGGTGATGCTCAGTGGCGACAACGCCCTCACGGCTGAGCTGGTCGGCCGGCAGGCCGGCATCGAGCGGGTTCACAGCGGCCTGCTGCCTGAGCAGAAGCTGGAGCTGGTGCTCGCTCTGCAAAAGGAGGGACCCACCGGCATGGTGGGCGATGGCATCAACGACGCGCCCGCCCTGGCCGGGGCGACGGTGGGCTTTGCCATGGGCGCCGCCGGCAGTGACACCGCCATGGACACCGCCGATGTGGTGGTGATGGACGATGACCCGAACCGTCTGGCCGACACCATCCTTCTGTCGCGGCAGACCTGGCGGGTGCTCTGGCAGAACATCGGCCTTGCCCTCGGCATCAAGGCGGCCTTTCTGCTGCTCACCCTCACGGGCAGCGCCACCATGTGGCAGGCCGTTGTTGCCGACATGGGCACCAGCCTGCTGGTGATCGCCAACGGCCTGCGCCTGCTGCGTCAGCGCTGGGCCTGA
- a CDS encoding nucleotidyltransferase domain-containing protein: MTSTTASKPIEPRLAGMLAGIRQLIPAADVRLYSCGEACGYGSRARGDGRADSDVDLLITVSDAWLAQRDRFALLADLWGAVAQPDLSVDLVLHSSSEVDRRAKEPGSLVYEALREGVRLDGQA, encoded by the coding sequence ATGACTTCCACGACAGCCTCCAAACCGATCGAGCCGAGGCTGGCGGGCATGCTTGCCGGCATTCGCCAGCTGATCCCTGCTGCTGATGTGCGTCTCTACTCCTGCGGAGAAGCCTGCGGCTACGGATCGAGGGCCCGCGGTGATGGCCGGGCCGACTCCGATGTGGACCTGCTGATCACCGTGTCTGATGCCTGGCTGGCGCAGCGCGACCGCTTTGCGCTGCTCGCTGACCTCTGGGGTGCCGTGGCCCAGCCGGATCTGTCGGTCGACCTGGTGCTCCACTCGAGCAGCGAAGTGGACCGCCGAGCCAAGGAGCCAGGCTCCCTGGTGTATGAGGCCCTACGAGAGGGCGTTCGACTCGATGGCCAGGCCTGA
- a CDS encoding HEPN domain-containing protein: MARPEALRLLRIARRDLRMARRLLDPEVEEASWGWAAQQCLEKTLKAWLLQLA, translated from the coding sequence ATGGCCAGGCCTGAAGCGCTGCGGCTGCTGCGCATCGCCCGCCGCGACCTCAGGATGGCCCGCCGTCTGCTGGATCCAGAGGTGGAGGAAGCCAGCTGGGGCTGGGCCGCGCAGCAGTGTCTGGAGAAGACCCTCAAAGCCTGGCTGCTGCAACTCGCCTGA
- a CDS encoding type II toxin-antitoxin system HicA family toxin, which yields MADILRKLGFDVVRQRGSHLQFRDPRGRCTTVPVHRGRDISPPLLRQIAKDIGMTLEEFLSHR from the coding sequence GTGGCGGACATTCTTCGGAAGCTGGGCTTCGATGTGGTTCGCCAACGCGGCTCCCATCTGCAGTTTCGTGATCCTCGAGGACGCTGCACCACAGTTCCTGTCCACAGGGGACGTGATATCTCTCCTCCGCTGCTTCGTCAGATCGCCAAGGACATCGGCATGACCCTGGAGGAGTTCCTCAGCCACCGCTGA
- a CDS encoding type II toxin-antitoxin system HicB family antitoxin, with protein sequence MRTFSAVIERCADTGLLVGYVPGFPGAHSQGETLDELQVNLQEVITMLLEDGEPAPGSDFVGLQQIVVPA encoded by the coding sequence GTGCGTACGTTCTCCGCCGTGATCGAGCGCTGCGCGGACACGGGCCTGCTTGTGGGCTACGTCCCTGGCTTTCCCGGCGCTCATAGCCAGGGGGAGACCCTTGATGAGCTGCAGGTCAACCTCCAGGAGGTGATCACCATGCTCCTGGAGGACGGCGAGCCTGCCCCGGGGAGCGACTTCGTGGGCCTGCAGCAGATCGTGGTGCCGGCCTGA
- a CDS encoding DUF5615 family PIN-like protein, translating to MRLLIDENLSPRLARWACEQEIPAEAAVHVGLAGAKDDAVFAHALARGQIVVTVNVGDFIRLAATMEVHPGVIALREAGLSAEQQWLRVQSALQLIQHRKDTDLINRVLEIQSEAVYVWHEIPAI from the coding sequence TTGAGGCTGTTGATCGACGAAAATCTCAGTCCGCGCCTGGCCCGCTGGGCCTGTGAACAGGAAATTCCGGCAGAGGCGGCTGTGCATGTCGGTCTTGCTGGCGCCAAGGATGACGCGGTCTTCGCCCATGCCCTGGCCCGCGGTCAGATTGTGGTCACGGTGAACGTGGGCGATTTCATTCGCTTGGCCGCCACCATGGAGGTGCACCCTGGGGTGATCGCCCTCAGGGAGGCTGGCTTGAGTGCGGAACAGCAGTGGCTCCGGGTCCAATCAGCTCTGCAGCTGATCCAACACAGGAAAGACACTGATCTGATCAATCGCGTGCTTGAGATCCAATCTGAAGCTGTGTACGTGTGGCATGAGATTCCAGCCATCTGA